One stretch of Anabas testudineus chromosome 24, fAnaTes1.2, whole genome shotgun sequence DNA includes these proteins:
- the LOC113149595 gene encoding trace amine-associated receptor 1-like — translation MDQGERTDYCVEMAIGINGSSILTDIHPCYKTDVSYVLSSNPSTLCVLFHIFLDSLSVVTVCGNLLVIISIVYFKQLHTPTNYLVLSLSVADLLVGVLVFPLTMEFSITFCLYYKHVFCRVRGTFDVTLCTSSILNLCCISIDRYYAVCQPLTYKTKINNHVVVMMIVVSWGIAVIIGLSFMILGLNHEKCANSCFIDAVLLNIMGLIFSFYLPVLLMLCVYLKIFLVAQRQARSIQSTKIGATVSKMERKATKTLATVMGIFLMCWLPFFLCTTTLSFSQVYLPLPFIELLNWLALSNSTLNPFIYALFYSWFRSAFRMIISGKIIQGDFTNSKL, via the exons atggaCCAGGGGGAAA GAACAGACTATTGCGTTGAAATGGCTATCGGCATTAATGGGTCTAGTATCCTCACTGACATACATCCCTGCTACAAAACAGATGTCTCTTACGTTCTGTCAAGTAACCCTTCCACATTATGTGtattgtttcatattttcctgGATTCATTATCTGTTGTAACTGTATGTGGAAACCTTCTTGTAATAATCTCCATCGTTTActtcaaacagctgcacacTCCCACAAACTaccttgttctctctctttctgtggcTGACCTGCTTGTtggtgttttagtttttcctctaaCCATGGAATTCTCTATCACCTTCTGTCTCTACTACAAACATGTATTTTGCAGAGTACGTGGAACTTTTGATGTAACACTTTGCACCTCTTCTATACTAAACTTGTGCTGTATTTCTATTGACAGATATTACGCAGTGTGTCAGCCGCTGACATATAAAACTAAGATAAATAATCATGTTGTTGTGATGATGATTGTGGTGAGCTGGGGTATTGCTGTCATAATTGGACTTAGCTTCATGATTTTAGGACTAAACCATGAAAAATGTGCCAACAGCTGTTTCATTGATGCTGTACTGTTAAACATCATGGgactcattttctctttttacctcCCAGTCCTTTTAATGCTCTGTGTGTACTTGAAGATTTTCCTCGTGGCACAGAGACAAGCACGCAGCATCCAGAGCACAAAGATAGGAGCAACTGTCAgtaagatggagagaaaagccACCAAAACACTGGCTACTGTGATGGGGATTTTTTTGATGTGTTGgctgcctttttttctttgtaccacTACTCTTTCTTTTAGTCAGGTTTATTTGCCACTTCCTTTCATTGAATTACTTAACTGGCTTGCACTGTCCAATTCAACGCTCAATCCTTTTATTTATGCTCTTTTCTACAGCTGGTTCAGATCAGCTTTCAGAATGATTATCTCTGGGAAAATAATTCAAGGTGATTTTACTAACTCAAAACTCTGA
- the LOC113149596 gene encoding trace amine-associated receptor 1-like, giving the protein MAPQVPVNRTAADHIPPCYELDKVSYVLINTPSTICVLLYICLGSLSVVIVCGNLFIIISIIYFKQLHTPTNSLILSLAVADLLVGILVFPFSTRFTVSSCLYRENSFCKARSSFDVTLSTASILNLCCISIDRYYAVCHPLTYRTKMNFHVVVIMILVSWTVSVLVAVGFLVAGLHYEKCEAACLRDVLLANILGPIFSFYLPVIIMLCIYLKIFLVAQRQARSIRNITCQSTKSGATVSRMERKATKTLATVLGVFLMCWTPIFLCFSFQLLNNVSIPAAVYETLNWFALLNSMLNPFIYAFFYSWFRAAFKIIVSGKIFKGDFANTKLS; this is encoded by the coding sequence ATGGCACCACAAGTTCCTGTCAACCGCACTGCTGCTGATCACATACCTCCCTGTTATGAGTTAGATAAGGTCTCTTATGTCCTGATAAACACTCCGTCCacaatatgtgttttgttgtatatttgtcttggctctctgtctgtggtaaTCGTATGTGGAAACCTTTTCATTATAATCTCCATCATTTACTTtaaacagctccacactcctacaaactctctcatcctctctctggctgtggcTGACCTGCTGGTCGGCATCCTGGTGTTTCCTTTCAGCACCAGATTCACTGTGAGCTCTTGTCTGTATCGTGAAAATTCATTTTGCAAAGCGCGAAGCAGCTTTGATGTAACACTAAGCACGGCTTCAATTTTGAatttgtgttgtatttccaTTGATAGATATTACGCAGTGTGTCACCCTCTCACATACAGGACTAAGATgaattttcatgttgttgtgatCATGATACTGGTGAGCTGGactgtttctgtgcttgttGCTGTGGGCTTTTTAGTTGCAGGATTACATTATGAAAAGTGTGAAGCAGCATGTTTAAGAGATGTTTTACTTGCAAATATTTTGGGacctattttctctttttacctACCAGTGATTATAATGCTCTGTATCTACCTGAAAATTTTCCTTGTGGCACAGAGACAGGCACGCAGCATCCGCAACATAAcctgtcagagcacaaagtCTGGAGCAACTGTCAGTAGGATGGAAAGAAAGGCCACAAAAACTCTGGCTACTGTTTTAGGGGTTTTTCTCATGTGCTGGACTCCTATCTTCCTCTGTTTTAGCTTTCAGCTTTTGAATAATGTCTCCATTCCAGCAGCAGTGTATGAAACTCTCAACTGGTTCGCTCTGTTAAATTCAATGCTCAATCCGTTCATCTATGCCTTCTTCTACAGCTGGTTCCGTGCAGCTTTCAAAATAATTGTTtctggaaaaatatttaaaggtgATTTTGCTAACACAAAACTATCTTAA
- the LOC113149597 gene encoding trace amine-associated receptor 1-like: MAPQVPVNRTAADNIPPCYELDKVSYVLINTPSTICVLLYICLGSLSVVIVCGNLFIIISIIYFKQLHTPTNSLILSLAVADLLVGVLLFPFSTRFTVSSCLYRENSFCKARSSFDVTLSTASILNLCCISIDRYYAVCHPLTYRTKMNFHVVVIMILVSWTVSVLVAVGFLVARLHYEKCEGACLRDVLLANILVPIFSFYLPVIIMLCIYLKIFLVAQRQARSIRNITCQSTKSGATVSRMERKATKTLATVLGGFLMCWTPIFLCFSFQLLNNVSIPAAVYETLNWFALSNSMLNPFIYAFFYSWFRAAFKIIVSGKIFQGDFANTKLS; the protein is encoded by the coding sequence ATGGCACCACAAGTCCCCGTCAACCGCACTGCTGCTGATAACATACCTCCTTGTTATGAGTTAGATAAGGTCTCTTATGTCCTGATAAATACTCCGTCCacaatatgtgttttgttgtatatttgtcttggctctctgtctgtggtaaTCGTATGTGGAAACCTTTTCATTATAATCTCCATCATTTACTTTAAACAGCTTCACACTCCTACAaactctctcatcctctctttgGCTGTGGCTGACCTGCTGGTCGGTGTCCTCTTGTTTCCTTTCAGCACCAGATTCACTGTGAGCTCATGTCTGTATCGTGAAAATTCATTTTGCAAAGCGCGAAGCAGCTTTGATGTAACACTAAGCACGGCTTccattttgaatttgtgttgtatttccaTTGATAGATATTACGCAGTGTGTCACCCTCTCACATACAGGACTAAGATgaattttcatgttgttgtgatCATGATACTGGTGAGCTGGactgtttctgtgcttgttGCTGTAGGCTTTTTAGTTGCAAGATTACATTATGAAAAGTGTGAAGGAGCATGTTTAAGAGATGTTTTACTTGCAAATATTTTGGTacctattttctctttttacctACCAGTGATCATAATGCTCTGTATCTACCTGAAGATTTTCCTTGTAGCACAGAGACAGGCACGCAGCATCCGCAACATAAcctgtcagagcacaaagtCTGGAGCAACTGTCAGTaggatggagagaaaggccACAAAAACTCTGGCTACTGTTTTAGGGGGTTTTCTCATGTGCTGGACTCCTATCTTCCTCTGTTTTAGCTTTCAGCTTTTGAATAATGTCTCCATTCCAGCAGCAGTGTATGAAACTCTTAACTGGTTCGCACTGTCAAATTCAATGCTCAATCCGTTCATCTATGCCTTCTTCTACAGCTGGTTCCGAGCAGCATTCAAAATAATTGTTTCTGGAAAAATATTTCAAGGTGATTTTGCTAACACAAAACTGTCCTAA
- the LOC113149543 gene encoding trace amine-associated receptor 1-like: METQSNGSIVYDMHPCYKIYNVSYILISTPSAVCVLFYVFLGSLSVVTVCGNLLVIISIIYFKQLHTPTNSLILSLAVADLLVGVLVFPLTMTFSLSSCLFKENVFCKVRDSIDITLCTCSILNLCCISIDRYYAVCQPLTYRIKINHSAVVVMILVSWTVSVITGNRFTFAELDQGTCETCSLNVVFANIIWFIFAFYLPVIIMLCIYLKIFLAAQRQARSIQSTTCQSTKSGATVTKMERKATKTLATVMGVFLVCWFPFFFCFTFLSYFISVPVPVTETLNWFVLSNSTLNPFIYAFFYSWFRSSVRMIISGKIFQGDFTNSKL; encoded by the coding sequence ATGGAAACACAGTCTAATGGTTCCATTGTTTATGACATGCATCCCTGCTATAAGATATACAATGTTTCTTACATACTGATAAGTACCCCTTCTgcagtatgtgttttgttttatgtatttcttgGCTCATTGTCTGTTGTTACAGTCTGTGGAAATCTTCTGGTAATAATCTCcatcatttatttcaaacaacTCCACACTCCTACAAACTCTCTCATCCTTTCTCTGGCTGTGGCTGACCTGCTGGTCGGGGTTTTAGTCTTTCCTTTAACTATGACGTTCTCTCTCAGCTCATGTCTTTTTAAGGAAAATGTATTCTGCAAAGTGCGGGACAGCATAGATATAACACTTTGCACCTGCTCTATTCTGAACTTATGTTGTATTTCTATTGACAGGTATTACGCAGTGTGTCAGCCTCTGACTTACAGAATTAAGATAAATCATTCTGCTGTTGTGGTCATGATCCTGGTCAGCTGGACTGTATCTGTCATAACTGGAAATAGATTTACTTTTGCAGAATTAGACCAAGGAACATGTGAAACATGTTCACTTAATGTTGTATTTGCAAACATCATAtggtttatttttgcattttatctcCCAGTGATCATAATGCTCTGTATCTACCTGAAGATTTTCCTTGCTGCACAGAGACAGGCTCGCAGCATCCAGAGCACAAcctgtcagagcacaaagtCTGGAGCAACTGTCActaagatggagagaaaagccACAAAAACTCTGGCTACTGTGATGGGAGTGTTTTTAGTGTGCtggtttcctttcttcttttgtttcacctttCTTTCCTACTTCATTTCAGTGCCAGTTCCAGTGACTGAAACGCTGAATTGGTTTGTACTGTCAAATTCAACACTCAATCCATTTATTTATGCTTTCTTTTACAGTTGGTTTAGATCATCTGTCAGAATGATAATTTCTGGAAAAATATTTCAGGGTGATTTTACTAACTCAAAACTGTGA
- the LOC113149598 gene encoding trace amine-associated receptor 1-like: MAPQVPVNRTAADHIPPCYELDKVSYVLINTPSTICVLLYICLGSLSVVIVCGNLFIIISIIYFKQLHTPTNSLILSLAVADLLVGVLVFPFSTRFTVSSCLYYENSFCKARSSFDVTLSTASILNLCCISIDRYYAVCHPLTYRTKMNFHVVVIMILVSWTVSVLVAVGFLVAGLHYEKCEAACLKDVLLANILGPIFSFYLPVIIMLCIYLKIFLVAQRQARSIRNITCQSTKSGATVSKMERKATKTLATVLGVFLMCWTPFFLCFSFQLLNNVSVPAAVYETLNWFALSNSMLNPFIYAFFYSWFRAAFKIIVSGKIFKGDFSNSKLS; encoded by the coding sequence ATGGCACCACAAGTCCCTGTCAACCGCACTGCTGCTGATCACATACCTCCCTGTTATGAGTTAGATAAGGTCTCTTATGTCCTGATAAACACTCCGTCCacaatatgtgttttgttgtatatttgtcttggctctctgtctgtggtaaTCGTATGTGGAAACCTTTTTATTATAATCTCCATCATTTACTTtaaacagctccacactcctacaaactctctcatcctctctctggctgtggcTGACCTGCTGGTCGGTGTCCTGGTGTTTCCTTTTAGCACCAGATTCACTGTGAGCTCATGTCTGTATTACGAAAATTCATTTTGCAAAGCGCGAAGCAGCTTTGATGTAACACTAAGCACGGCTTccattttgaatttgtgttgtatttccaTTGATAGATATTACGCAGTGTGTCACCCTCTCACATACAGGACTAAGATgaattttcatgttgttgtgatCATGATACTGGTGAGCTGGactgtttctgtgcttgttGCTGTAGGCTTTTTAGTTGCAGGATTACATTATGAAAAGTGTGAAGCAGCatgtttaaaagatgttttacttGCAAATATTTTGGGacctattttctctttttacctACCAGTGATCATAATGCTCTGTATCTACCTGAAGATTTTCCTTGTGGCACAGAGACAGGCACGCAGCATCCGCAACATAAcctgtcagagcacaaagtCAGGAGCAACTGTCAGTAAGATGGAAAGAAAGGCCACAAAAACTCTGGCTACTGTTTTAGGGGTTTTTCTCATGTGCTGGactcctttcttcctctgttttagcTTTCAGCTTTTGAATAATGTCTCCGTTCCAGCAGCAGTGTATGAAACTCTCAACTGGTTCGCTCTGTCAAATTCAATGCTCAATCCGTTCATCTATGCCTTCTTCTACAGCTGGTTCCGTGCAGCTTTCAAAATAATTGTTtctggaaaaatatttaaaggtgATTTTTCTAACTCAAAACTGTCCTAA